A section of the Paenibacillus yonginensis genome encodes:
- a CDS encoding molybdopterin-dependent oxidoreductase: MANWLAKLRKGYGKKLRRIHTWNAWMVVILAITGLILVSGYWREALGGWRVWIKSAHVYVGLLLIAPVIYYLFLAAKHWKQLRGRPKQKANVLLVLGLLLGWFLSGIVLWQLRLFGPSWTNPALVIHDLLTWIGLPYIIYHSITRLKWIKEEPERRAIKIEEKPAKMGLEDERPLYTRRVFLKWSVTGVLAVVFGPPFLKWIGKDLWKTQTMEDLLASDANRMVPPPSPSPKSLPPIGGGSKGEFRVYTVTEIPAFDNATWSFTIDGLVNKEFHWNWEEFVKMQRTVQVSDFHCVTGWSVYQNTWEGLRLKDLLAMAGVRDEAKFVKFYSGDEVYTDCLSLRQANYDDMMVAVLHDGQPIPSDLGGPVRLIAPKMYGYKSVKWLNRIELIAEEHIGYWEQRGYDKDGWVSKKGATET, encoded by the coding sequence TTGGCTAACTGGCTCGCTAAACTCAGAAAAGGCTATGGTAAAAAACTGCGGCGCATCCATACCTGGAATGCCTGGATGGTTGTGATCCTCGCCATCACTGGCCTCATTCTGGTCAGCGGTTATTGGCGGGAGGCGCTCGGAGGCTGGCGGGTCTGGATCAAATCGGCCCACGTCTACGTCGGTCTGCTCCTTATCGCCCCGGTAATCTATTACCTGTTCCTTGCCGCCAAGCACTGGAAGCAGCTGAGGGGCAGACCTAAACAGAAAGCGAATGTTCTGCTTGTGCTTGGCCTGCTGCTAGGCTGGTTTCTCTCTGGCATCGTGCTTTGGCAGCTCAGGCTGTTTGGTCCTTCCTGGACCAATCCCGCGCTGGTCATTCACGATCTGCTCACCTGGATCGGGCTGCCTTATATCATTTATCATTCCATCACACGTTTGAAATGGATTAAAGAAGAACCCGAACGCAGGGCCATCAAGATCGAAGAGAAACCGGCCAAGATGGGCCTCGAGGATGAAAGGCCTCTTTATACTCGGCGTGTTTTTCTGAAATGGTCCGTTACCGGTGTGCTGGCCGTAGTCTTTGGCCCTCCTTTTCTTAAATGGATCGGAAAAGACCTATGGAAGACGCAAACGATGGAAGATCTTCTGGCCAGTGATGCTAACCGGATGGTTCCGCCTCCTTCTCCTTCTCCCAAGTCCCTGCCTCCGATCGGCGGTGGTTCCAAAGGCGAATTCCGGGTCTACACGGTTACCGAGATTCCGGCTTTCGATAACGCGACGTGGTCTTTTACAATTGACGGGCTGGTGAACAAGGAGTTCCACTGGAATTGGGAAGAATTCGTCAAGATGCAGCGGACTGTTCAAGTGAGCGATTTCCACTGCGTGACCGGCTGGTCGGTGTACCAGAATACCTGGGAAGGACTTCGGCTCAAAGATTTGCTGGCAATGGCCGGAGTTCGGGATGAGGCCAAATTCGTGAAATTCTACTCCGGTGATGAAGTTTATACCGATTGCCTCAGCTTGAGGCAGGCTAATTACGACGATATGATGGTGGCTGTGCTGCATGACGGTCAGCCGATCCCAAGCGATCTTGGCGGGCCCGTCCGGCTGATTGCTCCCAAAATGTATGGCTATAAATCCGTCAAATGGCTGAACCGGATCGAGCTGATTGCGGAGGAGCATATCGGCTATTGGGAGCAGCGGGGTTATGATAAAGACGGCTGGGTTTCCAAAAAAGGGGCGACGGAGACCTGA
- the ligA gene encoding NAD-dependent DNA ligase LigA has protein sequence MDPMQRMEELVEELGKYNYHYYTLDEPLVSDKEYDALYDELVRLETETGMVLPDSPTQRVGGELLSGFTPHRHLVPLWSLDKAQNEEQLLNWNNRVVKLTSDYNAKNPDNPLPPLSYAVELKFDGLTLNLTYTDGKLVQASTRGNGVVGEGILAQVKTIKSVPLTIPFRDGTIEVQGEGIMNLSVLEAYNKQAAEPLKNARNAAAGALRNLDPKTTAKRKLSAYFYNVGYAENITFRDHREMMNFLRTNKFKVNPFISYFDDFSEVAAQLQQIQEQRSSLDYLIDGAVVKITDMRTREVLGYTDKFPRWAVAYKFEAEETTTVLESVSWNVGRTGKITPLARVEPVELAGVTVQNCTLNNVGDIERKNLKFALGTRVFIRRSNDVIPEILGKVPDEEEGEEIVYPENCPACGFPLQQRGAHLFCDNRFGCRPQIVGRITHFASRDAMDIETFSDKTAGQLYDELTLREPADLYSLEFDSLLKLERFGEKKARNLLDAIEASKSRDLASFLFALGIPNTGKSTTKLLADHFGSLEAVMAASVEELTALPDIGGIVAESIVSFFADPFNQASIHKMLERGVQAKAPEQAEPVRTDSYFSGKTVVLTGTLHQLTRDEAAERLEALGAKVTGSVSKKTDLVIAGEKAGSKLTKAKDLGVEVIEDEDEFIRLLGD, from the coding sequence ATGGATCCAATGCAGAGGATGGAAGAGCTCGTAGAGGAGCTTGGCAAATACAATTATCATTACTATACGCTTGATGAGCCGCTGGTCAGCGATAAGGAATATGATGCGCTGTACGATGAGCTGGTTCGGCTGGAGACGGAGACCGGCATGGTGCTGCCGGATTCGCCTACGCAGCGGGTGGGGGGAGAGCTGCTCAGCGGATTTACACCGCACCGGCATCTTGTCCCGCTGTGGAGCCTGGATAAAGCCCAGAACGAAGAACAGCTGCTGAACTGGAACAACCGTGTCGTCAAGCTGACGAGCGATTACAATGCCAAGAACCCCGATAACCCTCTTCCGCCGCTTTCTTATGCGGTTGAGCTCAAGTTCGACGGCCTTACCCTGAATTTGACCTATACGGACGGCAAGCTGGTGCAGGCATCTACGCGCGGCAACGGGGTTGTAGGCGAAGGTATTCTGGCCCAGGTGAAGACGATCAAATCCGTGCCGCTGACCATTCCGTTCCGTGACGGAACGATTGAAGTTCAGGGCGAAGGTATCATGAACTTGTCCGTGTTGGAGGCGTACAACAAGCAGGCAGCAGAGCCGCTGAAAAATGCCCGCAACGCCGCCGCAGGCGCCCTTCGGAATCTCGACCCGAAGACGACTGCCAAGCGGAAGCTGAGTGCTTATTTTTACAATGTGGGATATGCCGAGAACATCACCTTCCGCGATCACCGCGAAATGATGAATTTCCTGCGTACCAATAAGTTCAAAGTGAATCCGTTTATCTCTTATTTCGATGACTTCAGCGAAGTGGCCGCTCAGCTTCAGCAAATTCAGGAGCAGCGCAGCTCGCTGGATTACCTGATCGACGGAGCAGTTGTGAAGATCACCGATATGCGGACCCGCGAGGTGCTGGGCTACACGGATAAATTCCCGCGCTGGGCTGTGGCTTACAAGTTTGAGGCGGAAGAAACGACAACCGTGCTGGAATCCGTATCCTGGAACGTAGGACGCACCGGAAAAATCACGCCCCTCGCCCGCGTAGAACCCGTGGAACTGGCGGGGGTAACCGTGCAAAACTGTACCCTGAACAACGTCGGGGACATTGAACGCAAGAATCTCAAATTTGCGCTCGGCACACGCGTCTTCATCCGCCGCTCGAATGATGTGATCCCTGAAATTCTCGGTAAAGTGCCTGACGAGGAAGAGGGGGAAGAGATCGTTTATCCGGAGAACTGTCCAGCCTGCGGGTTCCCGCTGCAGCAGCGCGGCGCGCATTTGTTCTGCGACAATCGGTTTGGCTGCCGTCCGCAGATTGTGGGGCGCATTACCCATTTTGCTTCCCGTGATGCTATGGATATTGAGACGTTCAGCGACAAAACCGCCGGGCAGCTGTATGACGAGCTGACGCTCCGTGAACCCGCCGACCTGTATTCGCTGGAGTTCGACAGCCTGCTGAAGCTGGAGCGTTTTGGCGAGAAGAAAGCCCGCAACCTGCTGGACGCCATCGAAGCGAGTAAAAGCCGTGACCTGGCGTCGTTCCTGTTCGCGCTTGGCATTCCGAATACAGGCAAGTCGACGACCAAGCTGCTCGCCGATCATTTCGGCTCTCTTGAGGCGGTGATGGCAGCAAGCGTGGAGGAATTAACAGCGCTGCCGGATATCGGCGGCATTGTGGCGGAGTCGATTGTGAGCTTTTTCGCTGATCCGTTTAATCAGGCTTCCATTCATAAAATGCTGGAGCGCGGCGTTCAAGCCAAAGCGCCTGAGCAAGCCGAGCCTGTCCGCACCGATTCTTATTTCAGCGGCAAAACCGTTGTCCTGACCGGTACGCTTCATCAATTGACGCGCGACGAAGCCGCCGAACGTCTGGAGGCCCTCGGCGCGAAAGTGACCGGCAGCGTCTCCAAGAAGACGGACCTCGTCATCGCCGGCGAGAAAGCCGGCAGCAAGCTGACCAAAGCCAAAGACTTGGGCGTTGAGGTGATTGAGGATGAAGATGAATTTATCCGGCTGCTGGGAGATTGA
- a CDS encoding GNAT family N-acetyltransferase, which produces MPIAYSVTQATIHDLDDLAPLFDLYRVFYQQASNLEGAKEFLFNRFDHSESVIFIARAASDGQAVGFAQLYPTFSSISMKRSWVLNDLYVREEFRREGIAELLLLQVKEFAAQTKAKGVALSTAPDNVKAQSLYEKHGFVKDDEFYPYFLTLPQT; this is translated from the coding sequence ATGCCGATAGCGTATTCGGTAACCCAGGCGACCATTCATGATTTGGATGATCTGGCGCCGTTGTTTGACCTCTATCGGGTGTTTTACCAGCAGGCTTCAAATCTGGAAGGAGCCAAAGAATTTTTATTCAATCGGTTTGATCATTCGGAATCGGTTATTTTTATTGCACGGGCTGCTTCGGATGGACAGGCGGTGGGATTTGCCCAGCTCTATCCGACCTTTTCTTCGATCTCTATGAAACGGTCATGGGTACTTAACGACCTGTATGTACGGGAAGAATTCCGCAGGGAAGGCATAGCAGAGCTTTTGCTGTTACAGGTCAAAGAATTTGCGGCACAGACAAAAGCCAAAGGAGTAGCGTTATCGACAGCTCCGGATAATGTTAAAGCCCAGTCTCTCTATGAGAAACATGGTTTTGTCAAAGACGACGAATTTTATCCATATTTCTTAACGCTGCCCCAGACATAA